A genomic region of Sideroxydans sp. CL21 contains the following coding sequences:
- a CDS encoding glycosyltransferase, translated as MKSSGACRVAIVTNIPAPYRLPVYEVLAADPQIELKVFFCSGREPDRSWDLREARFDQVYLRERFISYRGRFIHFNPDVWSELDSYRPEVVITTGFNPTHLFAYLYARTFGLKHVAMTDGTLKSEEKLSGIHRWIRRRVFSGTQAFIGASDGAFDLYRSYDIGEDRIFKSHLCANNAAFFAASDIEKKYDFIFCGRFVDVKNPLFVLEVARQVARYLERRIVVAFVGSGEMEAGMRALAATMSAEVEAIFTGFARQDELPTLYGAARIFMFPTQWDPWGVVANEACASGLPVLVTPFAGAAGELVRNGQNGYVLPLEPASWVNASANLLTDDDLYARFSQRSCELVGEYSYENAALGIRNAALAAAGRRMHT; from the coding sequence ATGAAATCATCCGGCGCTTGCCGCGTTGCCATCGTCACCAATATCCCCGCACCCTACCGGTTGCCGGTATATGAGGTTTTGGCCGCCGATCCGCAGATTGAGCTGAAGGTGTTTTTTTGCAGTGGACGCGAGCCCGATCGTAGCTGGGACTTGCGCGAGGCACGTTTTGATCAGGTGTATCTGCGCGAACGATTCATCAGCTACCGTGGTCGCTTCATCCATTTCAATCCTGACGTATGGAGTGAGTTGGATTCGTATCGCCCGGAGGTGGTGATCACCACCGGATTCAACCCCACGCATCTGTTCGCCTATTTGTATGCGCGCACGTTTGGTCTCAAGCATGTCGCCATGACTGACGGGACATTGAAGTCGGAAGAAAAACTTTCGGGTATCCATCGCTGGATCAGGCGCAGGGTGTTCTCCGGTACGCAAGCTTTCATTGGGGCAAGCGATGGCGCTTTTGATCTTTACCGGTCATATGATATTGGCGAGGATCGGATTTTCAAGTCGCATTTGTGCGCCAACAACGCTGCATTTTTTGCCGCATCGGACATCGAAAAAAAATACGATTTCATTTTCTGCGGCCGCTTCGTGGACGTGAAGAATCCATTGTTTGTGCTCGAAGTGGCACGGCAGGTGGCTCGTTACCTGGAACGCAGAATCGTTGTGGCCTTTGTAGGCTCGGGAGAAATGGAAGCCGGAATGCGGGCCCTGGCTGCGACGATGTCGGCAGAGGTAGAGGCTATTTTTACCGGCTTTGCCCGTCAGGATGAGCTGCCAACATTATACGGCGCTGCCCGGATTTTCATGTTCCCGACGCAATGGGATCCTTGGGGGGTAGTGGCGAACGAGGCCTGTGCCTCCGGTTTGCCTGTACTGGTAACGCCTTTTGCCGGAGCGGCAGGGGAACTGGTGCGGAATGGACAAAATGGCTATGTGCTTCCACTCGAACCGGCTTCCTGGGTAAATGCGTCTGCCAATCTGCTGACTGACGACGATCTGTATGCAAGGTTCTCGCAACGCAGCTGCGAACTGGTCGGCGAGTACAGCTACGAAAATGCAGCACTTGGAATCAGGAATGCTGCGCTCGCAGCAGCCGGTCGGAGAATGCACACATGA